One segment of Vibrio orientalis CIP 102891 = ATCC 33934 DNA contains the following:
- the fliG gene encoding flagellar motor switch protein FliG, translating to MPNEIVPQEEGGEVAENTVDIASIPGEERAAILLLSLNEEDAAGIIRHLEPKQVQRVGSAMARAADLSQDKVGAVHRAFLEDIQKYTNIGMGSEDFMRNALVAALGEDKANNLVDQILLGTGSKGLDSLKWMDPRQVASIIINEHPQIQTIVLSYLEPDQSAEILSQFAERDRLDLMMRIANLEEVQPSALAELNEIMEKQFAGQAGAQAAKIGGLKAAAEIMNYMDNNVEGVLMEQIRDQDEDMATQIQDLMFVFENLIEVDDQGIQKLLRDVPQDALQRALKGADDSLREKIFKNMSKRAAEMMRDDLEAMPPIKVSDVEAAQKEVLAVARRMADSGELMLGGGADEFL from the coding sequence ATGCCTAACGAAATAGTTCCACAGGAAGAGGGCGGTGAGGTAGCAGAAAACACCGTGGATATAGCAAGTATTCCGGGCGAAGAGCGCGCGGCGATCCTTTTACTCAGTCTTAATGAGGAAGACGCAGCGGGCATTATTCGCCATCTAGAACCAAAGCAAGTTCAACGAGTTGGTAGCGCTATGGCGCGTGCAGCTGACTTAAGCCAAGACAAAGTGGGTGCGGTTCACCGTGCGTTCTTAGAAGACATTCAGAAATACACCAACATTGGTATGGGTAGCGAAGACTTTATGCGTAATGCATTGGTCGCTGCTCTTGGTGAAGATAAGGCCAACAACCTTGTTGACCAAATTCTATTGGGTACAGGTTCTAAAGGCCTAGATTCGTTGAAGTGGATGGATCCTCGTCAGGTAGCGAGCATCATTATCAACGAGCACCCTCAGATCCAAACCATTGTTCTTTCCTATTTAGAACCCGATCAATCTGCGGAAATCTTATCTCAGTTTGCTGAGCGTGACCGCCTAGACTTGATGATGCGAATTGCCAACTTAGAAGAAGTTCAACCATCTGCATTGGCAGAGCTGAACGAAATCATGGAGAAACAGTTCGCAGGTCAAGCGGGTGCACAAGCGGCCAAGATTGGCGGCCTGAAGGCAGCTGCAGAGATCATGAACTACATGGACAACAACGTCGAAGGTGTCTTGATGGAGCAAATCCGCGACCAAGACGAAGATATGGCGACGCAAATCCAAGATCTTATGTTCGTGTTCGAGAACCTTATCGAGGTCGACGACCAAGGTATTCAGAAATTGCTGCGTGATGTTCCTCAAGATGCACTACAACGTGCTCTTAAAGGTGCAGATGATTCTCTACGTGAGAAGATCTTCAAGAACATGTCTAAGCGTGCTGCTGAGATGATGCGTGACGATCTGGAAGCGATGCCTCCAATCAAAGTATCCGATGTGGAAGCAGCACAGAAAGAAGTTTTGGCGGTTGCACGACGCATGGCTGACTCAGGTGAGTTAATGCTGGGCGGCGGTGCGGATGAGTTCTTATAA
- a CDS encoding sensor histidine kinase, which translates to MHSTSPADNQTPLGTLEQQVERYQQVLDVMPAGVILLDTQGVVQEANPEAQRLLEIPLEGEKWFEVIQQAFAPREDDGHEISLRNGRKVRLAISASTTGQLILITDLTETRLLQSRISDLQRLSSLGRMVASLAHQVRTPLSSAMLYASNLAAPNLPPATKDRFQSKLMDRLHDLEKQVNDMLLFAKGGDNKVVKPFTISDLVAEYSPMVETGLKNNNIDYFLEVEQEQTTLLGNANAIASALSNLVMNAIQIAGKESQVDVFFRPVNGELKISVQDSGPGVPKELQNKIMEPFFTTRSQGTGLGLAVVQMVCRAHDGRLELISEEGDGACFTMCIPLERTSHTDQEAMTGE; encoded by the coding sequence ATGCATTCAACATCTCCGGCTGATAACCAAACGCCGCTAGGTACTTTAGAACAACAAGTCGAACGTTATCAGCAAGTGCTCGATGTTATGCCTGCTGGTGTCATTCTGCTTGATACGCAAGGCGTGGTTCAAGAAGCGAACCCAGAAGCTCAGCGGTTGTTAGAAATTCCGCTAGAGGGTGAAAAGTGGTTTGAAGTGATTCAACAAGCTTTTGCTCCCCGTGAAGATGATGGCCACGAAATTTCATTGAGAAATGGCCGTAAAGTCCGTTTAGCAATTTCAGCATCAACCACGGGTCAGCTGATTTTGATCACTGACTTAACGGAAACGCGATTGCTTCAGTCGCGCATTAGTGACTTACAGCGTCTTTCTTCATTAGGCCGAATGGTCGCGTCGCTCGCGCACCAAGTTCGCACACCTCTGTCGAGTGCTATGTTGTATGCATCGAATTTGGCGGCTCCGAACCTCCCGCCGGCAACCAAAGATCGCTTCCAAAGTAAGCTGATGGATCGCTTGCACGATTTGGAGAAGCAAGTGAACGATATGCTGTTGTTTGCTAAGGGCGGTGACAACAAAGTTGTTAAGCCGTTTACGATTTCTGACTTAGTGGCTGAGTACTCACCGATGGTAGAGACAGGCCTCAAGAACAATAACATCGACTACTTCTTAGAAGTTGAACAAGAGCAGACAACGCTACTCGGTAACGCCAACGCGATTGCTTCTGCATTAAGCAACTTAGTAATGAATGCCATTCAAATTGCAGGCAAGGAATCTCAAGTTGATGTGTTCTTTAGACCAGTAAATGGCGAGCTTAAAATTTCGGTTCAAGACAGTGGCCCTGGTGTACCGAAAGAGCTACAAAACAAGATTATGGAACCTTTCTTTACAACCCGCTCTCAAGGAACAGGCCTTGGCTTGGCCGTGGTACAAATGGTCTGCAGAGCGCATGACGGAAGATTGGAACTTATTTCAGAAGAGGGGGATGGCGCATGCTTTACCATGTGCATTCCACTGGAACGAACCTCTCACACTGACCAAGAAGCTATGACTGGAGAATGA
- the fliI gene encoding flagellar protein export ATPase FliI, with amino-acid sequence MLALADRLSQYKSQGLTCRPVASGKLVRVVGLTLEATGCRAPIGSLCKVETMHGEMEAEVVGFSGESLFLMPSEQITGILPGAKVTPMTGDVGLPVGMELLGRVIDGVGNPLDGLGPLYTEKRASFNAEPINPLARKPISEPLDVGIKAINGLLTVGKGQRIGLFAGSGVGKSVTLGMMTRGTTAQVVVVGLIGERGREVKEFIEEILGVDGRQRSVVVAAPADSSPLMRLKGCQTALTIAEYFRDQGLDVLLLMDSLTRFAQAQREIALSVGEPPATKGYPPSVFAKLPALVERAGNGSPDQGSITAFFTVLTEGDDLQDPIADASRAILDGHVVLSREMADAGHYPAIDVEKSVSRVMPQITSEEHVLMSKAVRQVLSICRKNQDLVSIGAYKPGTDPAIDGAFTIKPKLDAYLQQTMKETVPYDMCVNMLSRLLHGE; translated from the coding sequence ATGCTCGCGCTTGCTGACCGTCTCTCTCAATACAAATCTCAAGGGCTGACTTGCCGCCCCGTTGCTTCAGGCAAATTGGTGCGTGTGGTTGGTCTTACTCTTGAAGCGACTGGCTGTAGAGCGCCAATTGGTAGCTTGTGCAAAGTAGAAACAATGCACGGTGAAATGGAAGCGGAAGTGGTCGGTTTCTCAGGAGAAAGCCTATTCCTTATGCCGAGTGAACAAATCACGGGCATCTTACCTGGCGCGAAAGTGACGCCAATGACCGGAGACGTCGGCCTACCTGTAGGGATGGAACTGCTTGGCCGAGTAATTGACGGTGTTGGTAATCCACTTGATGGACTAGGTCCTCTTTACACAGAAAAACGCGCATCTTTTAACGCCGAACCGATTAACCCGTTAGCGAGAAAGCCGATCTCTGAGCCACTTGATGTGGGCATCAAAGCGATCAATGGCTTGCTGACTGTCGGTAAAGGCCAACGTATCGGCCTATTCGCCGGTTCTGGTGTCGGTAAGTCGGTAACACTAGGCATGATGACCCGAGGCACAACTGCGCAAGTTGTTGTTGTGGGTTTGATTGGTGAGCGTGGTCGAGAAGTTAAAGAGTTTATCGAAGAAATATTGGGCGTCGATGGACGTCAACGCTCAGTGGTGGTTGCGGCTCCTGCAGACTCTTCACCATTGATGCGATTAAAAGGGTGTCAAACCGCCCTGACGATTGCGGAGTACTTCCGTGACCAAGGGTTAGACGTATTATTGCTGATGGATTCGCTAACGCGTTTTGCTCAAGCTCAACGTGAGATCGCACTATCGGTTGGTGAACCGCCAGCAACCAAAGGTTACCCACCATCGGTATTTGCTAAGTTGCCAGCTTTGGTTGAACGAGCGGGTAACGGCAGTCCGGATCAAGGCTCGATTACTGCCTTTTTCACGGTCCTGACCGAAGGGGATGATCTTCAAGACCCAATCGCGGATGCTTCACGCGCAATTCTTGATGGTCACGTGGTGCTCTCTCGTGAAATGGCTGACGCTGGTCATTACCCTGCAATTGATGTCGAGAAATCGGTCAGTCGTGTGATGCCACAGATCACCTCTGAAGAACATGTGCTGATGTCAAAAGCGGTTCGCCAAGTGTTGTCTATTTGCCGTAAGAACCAAGACCTCGTGTCGATTGGTGCCTACAAGCCAGGAACTGATCCTGCAATCGATGGTGCGTTCACTATTAAACCTAAACTTGATGCTTATTTGCAGCAAACGATGAAAGAGACGGTGCCATACGACATGTGCGTCAACATGTTAAGTCGCCTATTGCATGGGGAGTAA
- the fliJ gene encoding flagellar export protein FliJ, producing the protein MENALEFLLEQVKERESQAVMALNQARVELDGYYQQLEQIEKYRLDYCQQLVDRGQQGLSASQYSHLNRFLTTLDETLAKQKQAETHFKSQVEGCEQNWLESRKQRRSYEWLIEKKQTEKQRLEHQREQKQMDEFSTLQFSRRLSN; encoded by the coding sequence ATGGAAAACGCGTTGGAGTTTTTGTTAGAACAGGTTAAGGAACGTGAAAGCCAAGCTGTGATGGCGTTAAATCAAGCTCGGGTTGAGCTTGATGGTTACTACCAACAGCTCGAGCAGATAGAAAAGTATCGTCTAGATTATTGTCAGCAGCTTGTAGACCGTGGCCAGCAAGGATTAAGTGCGAGTCAGTATTCACACCTTAATCGCTTCTTAACGACGTTAGATGAAACACTGGCGAAACAGAAACAAGCAGAAACCCACTTTAAGAGTCAAGTGGAAGGCTGTGAGCAGAACTGGCTAGAAAGTCGTAAGCAGCGTCGCTCATACGAGTGGCTGATTGAAAAAAAACAGACCGAGAAACAGCGACTAGAGCATCAGCGAGAGCAAAAGCAAATGGATGAGTTCTCGACGCTACAATTTTCACGACGTCTATCTAATTAG
- the fliF gene encoding flagellar basal-body MS-ring/collar protein FliF, which translates to MAEQNQSTDLTVSDSGPDSTMLSTTDLDTDIQNPDLDEKSSSKFDMAVGDLDLLRQVVLVLSISICVALIVMLFFWVKEPEMRPLGVYETEELIPVLDYLDQQKLDYKLEGNTILVPTSDFNTLKLDMVRAGLNNEKQAGDDILLQDMGFGVSQRLEQERLKLSRERQLSKAIEEMKQVRKARVLLALPKQSVFVRHNQEASASVFLTLKTGTNLKQEEVDSVVDMVSSAVPGMKPNRITVTDQHGRLLSSGTQDAASSARRKEHELERKQEQALREKIDSVLIPILGFGNYTAQVDIQLDFSAVEQTRKSFDPNTPSTRSEYTLEDYNNGSVVAGVPGALSNQPPADASIPQDVAQMKDGSLLGQGSVHKEATRNFELDTTISHERRQTGVVNRQTVAVAVKNRAIVNPDTGETTYQPMSDAELNSIKQLLIGTVGFSEARGDLLNVLSMQFAVPETEAIADVPIWEHPNFNDWIRWFASALVIIVVVLVLVRPAMKKLLNPASDEDDDQLYGPDGMPIGADGETSLIGGDLDGGELFEFGSSIDLPNLHKDEDVLKAVRALVANEPELAAQVVKNWMQDA; encoded by the coding sequence GTGGCGGAACAAAATCAATCAACGGATCTGACAGTTTCTGATAGTGGCCCGGATAGCACTATGCTATCGACTACTGATTTGGATACAGATATACAAAACCCAGATCTGGATGAAAAAAGCAGTTCAAAATTCGACATGGCTGTCGGCGACCTCGATCTATTACGTCAAGTCGTACTCGTCCTCTCTATTTCTATCTGTGTTGCCTTAATTGTCATGCTGTTCTTCTGGGTGAAAGAGCCTGAAATGCGCCCACTTGGGGTGTACGAAACAGAAGAGCTTATCCCTGTTCTTGACTACCTAGATCAGCAAAAGCTGGATTATAAACTTGAAGGCAACACTATCTTGGTGCCAACGAGTGACTTCAATACCCTTAAGCTAGATATGGTTCGTGCCGGCCTTAATAACGAGAAGCAGGCTGGTGATGACATCCTATTGCAAGATATGGGCTTTGGTGTTTCGCAGCGTTTAGAGCAAGAGCGCCTTAAGCTTAGCCGTGAGCGCCAACTATCTAAAGCTATCGAAGAGATGAAGCAAGTGCGTAAAGCGCGCGTTCTGCTGGCACTACCGAAACAAAGTGTGTTTGTTCGCCATAACCAAGAAGCGTCCGCTTCAGTTTTCCTGACGCTTAAAACGGGCACCAACTTAAAGCAAGAAGAAGTCGATTCTGTCGTCGATATGGTGTCGAGCGCGGTTCCGGGGATGAAACCTAACCGTATTACTGTCACCGACCAACATGGCCGTTTGCTGAGCTCTGGTACACAAGATGCCGCGTCTTCAGCTCGTCGTAAAGAACATGAGCTAGAGCGCAAGCAAGAACAAGCACTGCGTGAAAAAATTGACTCTGTCCTGATCCCAATTCTGGGTTTTGGTAACTACACAGCGCAAGTTGATATCCAACTGGACTTTAGTGCGGTTGAACAGACTCGTAAGAGTTTTGATCCAAATACTCCGTCGACACGCAGTGAATACACTCTTGAAGATTACAACAACGGCAGTGTGGTTGCCGGTGTACCGGGAGCGTTAAGTAATCAACCACCGGCAGATGCGTCTATTCCACAAGATGTCGCACAAATGAAGGACGGTTCGTTACTTGGTCAAGGCTCTGTGCATAAAGAGGCGACGCGTAACTTCGAACTAGATACCACCATCAGCCATGAACGTCGTCAAACAGGTGTTGTGAATCGCCAGACAGTCGCGGTTGCGGTTAAGAATCGAGCTATTGTCAATCCTGATACCGGTGAAACAACCTACCAGCCAATGTCAGATGCTGAGCTAAACTCAATTAAGCAGCTATTGATTGGTACCGTTGGTTTTAGTGAAGCGCGTGGCGATTTACTCAACGTTCTTAGTATGCAGTTTGCGGTTCCTGAAACGGAAGCGATTGCTGATGTGCCTATTTGGGAACATCCAAACTTCAACGATTGGATCCGTTGGTTTGCAAGTGCACTAGTGATTATTGTTGTCGTGCTAGTTCTCGTTCGACCAGCAATGAAAAAACTACTCAACCCTGCATCTGATGAAGATGATGACCAACTATACGGTCCAGATGGTATGCCAATTGGCGCTGATGGCGAGACTAGCTTAATCGGCGGTGATTTAGACGGTGGTGAGTTATTTGAGTTTGGATCAAGTATCGACTTACCTAACTTACATAAAGATGAAGATGTGCTGAAAGCGGTACGAGCTCTTGTAGCGAACGAACCAGAGCTAGCGGCGCAAGTTGTTAAGAATTGGATGCAGGATGCCTAA
- the fliE gene encoding flagellar hook-basal body complex protein FliE, with the protein MRIDGFQSEMQAMMFEAGGTKPAATGQTVGADFGQLLNNAINNVNSLSKASSNMQMRFDRGDADVSLSDVMIARNKSSVAFEATIQVRNKLVESYKELMNMPV; encoded by the coding sequence ATGAGAATTGACGGATTTCAAAGCGAAATGCAAGCCATGATGTTTGAAGCGGGCGGGACGAAGCCTGCTGCAACAGGTCAAACGGTTGGTGCTGATTTTGGTCAGTTACTCAACAACGCGATTAATAACGTTAACAGCCTTTCTAAAGCATCCAGCAATATGCAAATGCGTTTTGACCGCGGTGATGCTGACGTCTCTCTTTCCGACGTGATGATCGCTAGAAACAAATCTAGCGTCGCTTTTGAAGCAACAATTCAAGTACGCAATAAGTTAGTCGAGTCGTACAAAGAATTGATGAACATGCCAGTTTAA
- a CDS encoding sigma-54 dependent transcriptional regulator: MQGLAKLLVVEDDAQARINLSNILEFVGEQCEAISSDQLDDLDWSQVWAGCILGSLSSDSLPTKLSEKLSQANHIPLLIAGKHSYPVEELTNYVGELEFPLNYPQLSEALRHCKDFLGRKGVNVPSSSRKNTLFRSLVGQSMGIKEVRHLIEQVSGTEANVLILGESGTGKEVVARNIHYHSARRNGPFVPINCGAIPPDLLESELFGHEKGAFTGAITARKGRFELAEGGTLFLDEIGDMPMPMQVKLLRVLQERCFERVGGNTTIRVNVRVIAATHRNLESMIDDESFREDLYYRLNVFPIEMPALRDRIEDIPLLLQELMTRMEAEGAQPICFTPRSINSLTEHDWPGNVRELANLVERMIILYPNSLVDVNHLPTKYRYSDIPEFQPEYNNVESVEEQERDALQDIFSEDFSLESTDLFQDHDNAPQSLPPEGVNLKEMLAELEVNMINQALEAQGGVVARAADMLGMRRTTLVEKMRKYNLQR, translated from the coding sequence ATGCAGGGTTTAGCAAAGCTACTTGTGGTTGAAGACGATGCTCAAGCGCGTATCAATCTCAGTAATATTTTAGAATTTGTTGGGGAACAATGTGAGGCGATCAGCTCTGATCAACTTGATGATCTCGATTGGTCACAAGTTTGGGCTGGCTGTATTTTGGGTTCTCTGAGCAGCGATAGCCTGCCGACCAAGCTGAGTGAAAAGTTATCCCAAGCTAATCATATTCCGCTTCTTATAGCCGGAAAGCATTCATATCCAGTTGAGGAACTGACAAACTATGTCGGTGAACTCGAGTTTCCGTTAAATTATCCTCAGCTCAGTGAAGCATTGCGTCACTGTAAAGACTTCCTTGGGCGTAAAGGGGTAAACGTTCCTTCTTCTTCGCGTAAAAACACCTTGTTCCGTAGTTTGGTTGGCCAGAGTATGGGCATTAAAGAGGTGCGCCACCTCATTGAGCAGGTTTCAGGTACCGAAGCGAACGTGCTGATTTTGGGTGAGTCTGGTACTGGTAAAGAAGTGGTTGCTCGTAATATCCATTACCATTCGGCGCGTCGAAATGGGCCTTTCGTCCCAATCAACTGTGGTGCAATTCCTCCAGACTTGTTGGAAAGTGAACTGTTTGGCCATGAAAAAGGCGCGTTTACCGGAGCGATAACTGCCCGTAAAGGCCGATTTGAGCTGGCTGAAGGTGGCACACTGTTTCTTGACGAGATTGGCGATATGCCAATGCCAATGCAAGTTAAGTTATTGCGTGTTCTTCAAGAACGCTGCTTTGAACGTGTTGGTGGCAACACCACGATACGCGTTAATGTTCGTGTCATTGCGGCGACTCACCGCAATCTAGAAAGCATGATCGATGATGAATCATTCCGTGAAGACTTGTATTACCGTCTGAATGTGTTTCCAATCGAAATGCCTGCGCTGCGTGATCGTATCGAAGATATTCCATTGTTGTTGCAAGAGCTGATGACTCGAATGGAAGCGGAAGGTGCGCAGCCAATCTGCTTTACGCCTCGCTCTATTAACTCGTTAACCGAGCATGACTGGCCTGGTAATGTTCGCGAACTTGCTAACTTGGTAGAGCGGATGATCATCTTGTATCCAAATAGCTTGGTGGATGTGAATCATTTGCCAACTAAGTACCGATACAGTGACATTCCCGAGTTTCAGCCAGAGTACAACAATGTTGAATCGGTTGAAGAGCAGGAACGTGATGCACTGCAAGATATCTTTTCTGAAGATTTCAGCCTTGAATCGACAGATCTGTTCCAAGATCATGACAATGCACCGCAAAGCTTACCGCCAGAAGGCGTTAATTTGAAAGAGATGCTAGCAGAGCTTGAAGTGAATATGATTAATCAAGCGTTGGAAGCGCAAGGTGGTGTGGTTGCAAGGGCAGCGGACATGCTAGGTATGCGTCGTACCACCTTGGTTGAGAAAATGAGAAAGTACAACTTACAGCGTTAA
- the fliS gene encoding flagellar export chaperone FliS, whose protein sequence is MRGSLQAYKKVSVDSQLSAASPHKIVQMLMAGAIERLIQGKAAMQAGNIPMKGERLGKALDIIISLRSCLSMDDGGDIAQNLDQLYEFMITQITEANHQNNPQPIDDVIDIIREIKSAWDQIPNEYHNLTANDVGI, encoded by the coding sequence ATGCGTGGTTCATTACAGGCTTACAAAAAGGTATCAGTTGATAGCCAACTAAGTGCAGCCTCCCCACATAAGATCGTCCAAATGTTGATGGCAGGCGCTATTGAGCGATTAATTCAGGGTAAAGCGGCTATGCAAGCTGGCAATATTCCGATGAAGGGTGAGCGCCTTGGTAAAGCGTTAGACATAATTATTAGTCTACGCAGCTGTCTTTCGATGGATGATGGTGGTGATATTGCTCAAAATCTAGACCAATTATATGAGTTTATGATTACTCAGATTACTGAAGCGAATCACCAAAACAATCCGCAGCCAATTGACGATGTTATCGACATTATTCGCGAAATTAAGTCAGCGTGGGATCAAATTCCAAACGAATATCACAACCTGACGGCGAATGATGTAGGTATATAA
- the fliH gene encoding flagellar assembly protein FliH produces the protein MSGERKRGFLRLDSDELVEKPERWGMPDYTAQTHKKARDTAMNYDPSWMPISEPVKEEVPTELTEEEIELIKQQAYQEGLHQGQEAGFKQGYEKGKEQGLKEGHQEGVESGKIEGVAAGQEFIQQQVQTFIGLANQFAQPLELMNAQVEKQLVDMVLALVKEVVHVEVQTNPQVILDTIKQSVESLPVSGHAITLKLHPDDVEIIRSSYGQEELEFRNWTLHSEPALNRGDVQIEAGESSVNYRMEERIRSVIQSFCGVNRHQGGD, from the coding sequence ATGTCTGGGGAAAGAAAGCGTGGTTTTTTACGTTTAGATAGTGATGAACTGGTCGAAAAACCAGAGCGTTGGGGTATGCCTGATTATACAGCGCAGACTCATAAAAAAGCGCGCGACACTGCGATGAACTATGACCCTAGCTGGATGCCAATTTCTGAGCCTGTCAAAGAAGAAGTACCGACTGAACTCACCGAAGAAGAGATCGAACTGATTAAGCAGCAAGCTTATCAGGAAGGTTTGCATCAAGGTCAAGAAGCGGGCTTTAAACAAGGTTACGAAAAAGGCAAAGAGCAAGGACTCAAAGAGGGCCATCAAGAAGGCGTCGAGTCGGGCAAAATTGAAGGTGTTGCAGCTGGACAAGAGTTTATTCAGCAGCAAGTTCAAACCTTTATCGGTCTTGCTAACCAGTTTGCGCAGCCTCTTGAGCTGATGAATGCTCAGGTGGAAAAGCAACTGGTGGATATGGTACTCGCGCTCGTGAAAGAAGTGGTTCACGTTGAAGTGCAAACCAATCCTCAAGTTATCTTAGATACGATCAAACAATCGGTAGAGTCTCTGCCAGTTTCAGGTCACGCGATCACCCTAAAACTGCACCCAGATGATGTTGAAATCATTCGCTCGTCATACGGACAAGAAGAGTTGGAGTTCAGAAACTGGACCTTACATTCAGAGCCTGCACTTAACCGCGGAGACGTACAGATTGAAGCGGGTGAGTCGAGCGTTAACTATCGTATGGAAGAGCGCATTCGCAGTGTTATTCAAAGCTTTTGTGGAGTGAATCGCCACCAAGGTGGTGACTGA
- a CDS encoding sigma-54-dependent transcriptional regulator, with product MAQSKVLIVEDDEGLREALVDTLALAGYEWLEADSAEDALVKLKSNNVDIVVSDVQMAGMGGLALLRNIKQHWPNLPVLLMTAYANIEDAVSAMKDGAIDYMAKPFAPEVLLNMVSRYAPVKSDDNGDAVVADEKSIKLLALADKVAKTDASVMVLGPSGSGKEVMSRYIHNASNRKDGPFVAINCAAIPDNMLEATLFGYEKGAFTGAVQACPGKFEQAQGGTILLDEISEMDLSLQAKLLRVLQEREVERLGSRKSIKLDVRVLATSNRDLKQYVQEGNFREDLYYRLNVFPIAWPALCERQGDIAPLAKHLVERHCQKLGMPVPNVSEQAIAKLLAYPWPGNVRELDNVVQRALILSENSNIGSEHILLEGLDWQDASSLQVAVESGDVIVPDIKPVADMSKNLTAGSGLGGELRDQEYAIILETLEECNGRRKEMAEKLGISPRTLRYKLAKMRDAGIDIPN from the coding sequence ATGGCTCAAAGTAAGGTATTAATCGTAGAAGATGATGAAGGTCTACGCGAGGCATTGGTTGATACTCTCGCTCTAGCTGGTTATGAATGGCTTGAAGCGGACAGCGCAGAAGATGCCTTGGTCAAACTGAAATCCAATAACGTTGATATCGTGGTTTCTGACGTGCAGATGGCAGGAATGGGCGGTCTCGCACTACTTCGAAACATCAAACAGCATTGGCCAAACCTTCCGGTGCTGCTGATGACTGCTTATGCCAACATCGAAGACGCCGTGTCCGCGATGAAAGATGGTGCCATTGATTATATGGCGAAGCCATTTGCGCCAGAAGTATTGTTGAATATGGTCAGCCGCTACGCCCCTGTAAAGTCTGACGACAACGGTGACGCAGTGGTTGCGGATGAAAAAAGTATCAAGCTTCTTGCTCTAGCAGATAAGGTCGCGAAAACCGATGCGAGTGTGATGGTGCTTGGGCCAAGTGGCTCAGGTAAAGAAGTGATGTCTCGCTACATTCATAACGCTTCTAATCGCAAAGATGGCCCATTTGTCGCGATTAACTGTGCGGCGATCCCTGACAACATGTTGGAAGCGACCCTATTTGGTTACGAAAAAGGGGCGTTTACTGGAGCGGTTCAAGCGTGTCCGGGTAAGTTCGAGCAAGCGCAAGGCGGTACGATTCTGCTGGATGAAATCAGCGAAATGGATCTCAGCCTCCAAGCCAAGTTACTGCGTGTTTTACAAGAGCGTGAAGTGGAGCGTTTAGGCAGCCGCAAAAGCATTAAGCTTGATGTACGCGTTCTTGCGACCAGTAATCGAGACCTCAAGCAATATGTGCAAGAAGGTAACTTCCGCGAAGACTTATATTACCGCCTGAATGTATTCCCAATCGCGTGGCCAGCGCTTTGTGAGCGTCAAGGCGATATCGCCCCACTTGCTAAGCACTTGGTTGAACGACACTGTCAAAAACTGGGTATGCCAGTTCCAAACGTATCAGAACAAGCGATTGCAAAACTGCTTGCGTATCCATGGCCGGGTAATGTGCGTGAGTTGGATAATGTCGTACAACGCGCGTTGATACTGAGTGAAAATAGCAATATTGGTTCTGAACACATCTTGTTAGAAGGTTTAGATTGGCAAGATGCGTCGAGCTTACAAGTCGCTGTAGAAAGTGGTGACGTGATTGTGCCTGATATCAAGCCAGTTGCTGATATGAGTAAAAACTTAACTGCTGGATCGGGTCTAGGTGGTGAGTTACGTGACCAAGAATATGCCATCATTCTAGAAACGCTCGAAGAGTGTAATGGGCGAAGAAAGGAAATGGCTGAAAAATTAGGCATTAGTCCACGAACTTTGCGCTACAAGTTAGCAAAAATGCGCGATGCTGGGATTGATATTCCTAACTAA